The following proteins come from a genomic window of Martelella lutilitoris:
- a CDS encoding ABC transporter substrate-binding protein, whose translation MTLKLRLSAAFFLLALSPAPLLADPVTFKDVTGAEITLPGPAKRIVTLPQPGAATVIAVDGSSEHLVGMNPVSRKAFETGLLKKMFPDAASIESGIVAEGGNGWMPNVEAIAALKPDLVIQWGGRGDELVAPLRNAGIPVALMVGGGNGGTEELARENIRLVANILGKQDKAEALFKWRDAVIDEIKATLAAHQDATRPRILHLRSSKSKFTATGEKSYQNFYITLVGGENVAAGLGVRAEVNAEQIAAWNPDLIMLTAHEADAGRETILEDAILSQTAAAKAGRVYKTPNGGYVWDSASHESPFTWMWLANLAHPDLFHFDLRTEVKSGFEQLYNYTPTDEEIDAVLKLELNKGAANYEQFARK comes from the coding sequence ATGACTTTGAAACTGCGCCTGTCTGCCGCCTTTTTCCTTCTCGCCCTTTCGCCGGCGCCGCTCCTTGCTGATCCCGTCACCTTCAAGGATGTTACGGGCGCGGAGATTACGCTGCCCGGCCCAGCGAAGCGGATCGTAACGCTGCCGCAGCCCGGTGCCGCGACTGTCATTGCGGTGGACGGCTCCTCGGAGCACCTGGTCGGCATGAATCCTGTTTCGCGCAAGGCCTTCGAAACAGGTCTTCTCAAAAAGATGTTCCCGGATGCCGCGTCCATCGAGAGTGGCATTGTCGCGGAGGGCGGCAACGGGTGGATGCCGAATGTCGAGGCGATCGCTGCGCTGAAGCCGGACCTCGTCATCCAGTGGGGCGGACGTGGCGACGAACTGGTGGCCCCCCTGCGCAATGCCGGTATTCCCGTCGCGCTGATGGTCGGTGGCGGCAATGGTGGCACGGAGGAACTGGCGCGGGAGAATATCCGCCTCGTCGCCAATATCCTTGGCAAGCAAGACAAGGCGGAGGCGTTGTTCAAATGGCGTGACGCGGTGATCGACGAGATCAAGGCGACGCTTGCCGCGCATCAGGACGCCACCAGACCGAGAATCCTGCACCTGCGATCCTCCAAGAGCAAGTTCACGGCGACCGGTGAGAAGAGCTACCAGAACTTCTACATCACATTGGTGGGCGGCGAAAATGTCGCCGCAGGTCTTGGCGTCCGGGCCGAGGTCAATGCAGAGCAGATCGCGGCCTGGAACCCCGACCTTATCATGCTGACGGCGCACGAAGCCGACGCCGGCCGCGAAACGATCCTGGAGGATGCAATCCTGTCGCAGACAGCCGCGGCAAAGGCTGGTCGCGTCTACAAGACGCCGAACGGCGGTTATGTCTGGGACAGCGCCAGCCATGAAAGCCCCTTCACCTGGATGTGGCTCGCCAATCTCGCCCATCCGGACCTCTTCCATTTCGACCTGCGCACCGAGGTGAAGAGCGGCTTCGAGCAGCTCTATAACTATACGCCCACCGATGAAGAGATCGATGCCGTGCTGAAGCTCGAACTCAACAAGGGTGCCGCCAACTACGAGCAGTTTGCCCGCAAATGA
- a CDS encoding LysR family transcriptional regulator — MNRTDRTIISNKLSAVSIRDFLLVTTVWKRSSFRVVARELGISPSGLSHQVRKVEEALGTTLFERSSQQVKATLEGEVLLSHIQDVLGVVGKLDLLAVKTSRPFGGHLKLGAISTIGAYVLPHVVNLFEANFPDVRIDLLEGKTEGVTQRLRGSEIDMMLSCCFADNADLETKPLFTERFDLIANVAHPLAAKTSINVQDLDASEFMTMADGEGYSEDTLPAAIRTTQHDYNACRTEIRGLSLETIGALVSMKGGASMVPSLASPRLSTFPNVKIVSISGRAPQRTIYASWRRSSPHQEAFHQLCHILSEMQAVCDLPIAGASSL; from the coding sequence ATGAATAGAACAGATCGAACGATCATATCGAACAAGCTATCGGCGGTCTCGATACGGGATTTTCTCCTTGTTACGACCGTCTGGAAGCGCTCCAGCTTTAGGGTCGTTGCGCGGGAGTTAGGGATAAGCCCGTCGGGCCTCTCCCATCAGGTTCGCAAGGTCGAGGAAGCTCTTGGCACGACCTTATTCGAACGGTCCAGCCAGCAGGTGAAGGCGACCCTGGAAGGTGAGGTTCTCTTGTCTCACATTCAGGATGTCCTCGGGGTGGTTGGTAAACTTGACCTACTCGCCGTGAAGACGAGCCGGCCCTTCGGAGGGCACCTTAAACTTGGCGCGATCTCAACGATCGGTGCCTATGTTTTGCCTCACGTCGTAAATCTGTTCGAGGCAAACTTTCCTGATGTCAGAATTGATCTCCTGGAAGGCAAGACCGAAGGGGTCACCCAACGTCTGCGCGGAAGTGAAATTGACATGATGTTATCTTGCTGTTTCGCTGACAATGCGGATCTGGAAACAAAACCTCTGTTCACCGAGCGCTTTGATTTGATCGCCAACGTAGCTCATCCGCTTGCGGCAAAGACATCAATAAACGTTCAGGATCTTGATGCATCTGAGTTTATGACGATGGCAGACGGCGAGGGTTATAGCGAAGATACGCTACCTGCAGCGATACGCACGACACAGCACGACTACAATGCTTGTCGCACCGAAATCAGAGGGTTGAGTCTCGAAACAATCGGTGCGCTCGTTTCAATGAAAGGGGGGGCTAGTATGGTTCCTTCGTTAGCCTCTCCCCGGCTAAGTACCTTTCCTAATGTAAAAATTGTGAGCATCTCCGGCCGCGCGCCACAACGAACCATATACGCTTCTTGGCGCAGATCGTCGCCTCATCAGGAGGCATTTCATCAGTTGTGCCATATTTTGAGCGAGATGCAGGCGGTATGCGATCTTCCGATCGCAGGCGCGAGTTCCTTATAG
- a CDS encoding RrF2 family transcriptional regulator, translated as MRLTTFSDYALRVLMYAASAGDRLITIEETSTAYAISKTHLMKVVNVLTRHGYLVSVRGRSGGFRLALPPERINLGAVIRATEADFALVECFATGNQCVVTKTCKLPAILNEALISFLTVFDHYTLADIVLSPQVFGPGSPARSSPP; from the coding sequence ATGCGTCTGACAACCTTTTCCGATTATGCGCTGCGCGTATTGATGTACGCGGCATCCGCCGGCGACCGGCTGATCACCATCGAAGAGACGTCGACCGCCTATGCGATCTCGAAGACGCATCTGATGAAGGTCGTGAATGTTCTGACCAGACACGGATATCTGGTCAGCGTGCGCGGGCGCTCCGGCGGTTTCCGGCTGGCGCTGCCGCCCGAGCGGATCAATCTCGGTGCGGTCATTCGTGCAACGGAAGCCGATTTCGCGCTTGTCGAGTGCTTTGCGACCGGCAACCAGTGCGTGGTCACGAAAACCTGCAAGCTGCCGGCGATCCTGAACGAAGCGCTTATATCCTTCCTCACCGTTTTTGATCACTACACGCTCGCCGACATCGTGCTGTCGCCCCAGGTCTTCGGGCCGGGGTCACCGGCACGATCCTCTCCGCCATAA
- a CDS encoding NnrU family protein, whose translation MTNFLLAIFAFLLAHVIPPAPPVRTRLIALLGRPVYLFAYSFLSILLLVWIIVAARQAPLIYLWYPAPWQALVPVIAMPFAFWFITAGLAAQNRLSITFRRSGEAGAHGPITAITRHPVLIGFLIWSLAHIPPNGDVVSLILFGGMGLLALAGIPVLDRRARRRLGDGEWATVRAQTSVVPFLALIEGRTHLRMDRDFWLWTSLGLAFYVWFLLQGHRLLIGVDPMAWL comes from the coding sequence ATGACGAATTTTCTGCTCGCGATTTTCGCTTTCCTGCTGGCCCATGTCATTCCGCCGGCGCCCCCCGTGCGGACAAGGCTGATCGCCCTGCTAGGGCGTCCTGTCTATCTCTTCGCCTATTCTTTTCTGTCGATCCTGCTTCTGGTCTGGATCATCGTCGCGGCCCGGCAGGCACCGTTGATTTATCTCTGGTATCCAGCGCCCTGGCAGGCTCTTGTGCCCGTAATCGCGATGCCGTTCGCCTTCTGGTTCATCACAGCCGGGCTTGCGGCGCAAAACCGGCTTTCGATCACCTTCCGGCGCAGTGGCGAGGCGGGCGCGCATGGCCCGATCACCGCCATAACCCGCCACCCCGTGCTGATCGGTTTTCTGATCTGGTCGCTCGCCCATATTCCGCCGAACGGGGATGTCGTGTCGCTGATCCTGTTTGGCGGCATGGGGTTGCTCGCGCTTGCCGGAATACCTGTGCTCGACCGTCGTGCGCGCCGCCGGTTGGGCGATGGCGAGTGGGCGACGGTGCGCGCGCAAACCTCCGTTGTGCCATTTCTGGCGCTCATTGAAGGGCGCACGCATCTGCGGATGGATCGAGACTTCTGGCTCTGGACCAGCCTTGGGCTGGCCTTCTATGTCTGGTTCCTGTTGCAGGGACACCGTCTGCTGATCGGCGTCGATCCGATGGCCTGGCTGTAA
- a CDS encoding NnrS family protein — protein sequence MARLRAWQGPAIFSYGFRPFFLFGALDAALLIALWVPWYLGFIQVPSMFTPVSWHVHELLYGYVPAIIAGFLLTAVPNWTGRLPVVGWPLAGLFGLWLGARVLVAFSASLTPALVYLAALAFPLALIGFLTREILAGRNWRNLKVVLVLTLFTTTQILFYYENSRYGTSVYAERAAIALIIMLIQIIGGRVVPSFTRNWLKKQGSPVLPPAFGQFDRFVMVMSAAGLCAWVVFPAFDIEEPVLGLLLMAIGAFNLFRQWRWRPLKTLAEPLVFILHLAFLPVSLGFVFAGYAAFTGDGGAESAAIHCWTVGAIGGMTLAIMTRASRGHTGHPLTAPPATAAIYLAIMIALVLRLAAAFNPNWTFTLMPFAGLAWVLAFAGFCVVYGPMLLRPRG from the coding sequence ATGGCAAGACTGCGCGCATGGCAGGGACCGGCGATTTTCAGCTATGGTTTCCGGCCCTTCTTCCTTTTCGGCGCGCTTGACGCCGCCCTGCTGATCGCACTCTGGGTGCCGTGGTATCTGGGCTTTATTCAAGTGCCGAGCATGTTCACGCCCGTCTCATGGCATGTGCACGAACTGCTTTACGGCTATGTTCCAGCGATCATCGCCGGCTTTCTTCTGACCGCCGTTCCCAACTGGACGGGCCGTCTGCCGGTGGTCGGCTGGCCGCTTGCGGGCCTGTTTGGCCTCTGGCTTGGCGCGCGGGTCCTCGTCGCCTTTTCGGCTTCGCTGACGCCCGCCCTTGTCTATCTCGCTGCCCTCGCTTTCCCGCTGGCGCTGATCGGGTTTCTGACGCGGGAAATTCTGGCCGGGCGTAACTGGCGGAACCTGAAGGTGGTCTTGGTTCTCACCCTTTTTACCACCACGCAGATCCTGTTTTACTACGAAAACAGCCGCTACGGCACGTCGGTCTATGCCGAACGCGCCGCGATCGCCCTCATCATCATGCTGATCCAGATCATCGGCGGCCGGGTGGTTCCAAGCTTCACCCGAAACTGGCTCAAGAAGCAGGGTTCTCCGGTTCTTCCGCCTGCTTTCGGCCAATTCGACCGGTTCGTGATGGTGATGAGCGCTGCCGGTCTCTGCGCATGGGTCGTGTTCCCTGCATTCGACATAGAAGAGCCGGTGCTGGGTTTGCTGCTGATGGCCATCGGTGCCTTCAACCTGTTCCGGCAATGGCGCTGGCGACCACTGAAAACCCTGGCTGAGCCGCTGGTCTTCATTCTGCATCTGGCGTTCCTGCCGGTCAGTCTCGGCTTCGTCTTCGCCGGCTATGCTGCCTTTACGGGCGATGGGGGCGCTGAAAGTGCGGCGATCCACTGCTGGACCGTCGGCGCCATCGGCGGCATGACGCTTGCAATCATGACCCGCGCCAGCCGCGGCCACACCGGCCATCCGCTGACGGCGCCGCCGGCAACGGCGGCAATCTATCTGGCGATCATGATCGCACTGGTCCTGCGTCTTGCGGCCGCTTTCAATCCCAACTGGACATTCACGCTGATGCCCTTCGCCGGTCTGGCGTGGGTTCTCGCCTTTGCCGGCTTCTGCGTGGTCTACGGACCAATGCTGCTCAGGCCTCGCGGCTGA
- a CDS encoding NnrS family protein, whose amino-acid sequence MSLVDTSVLRGRRSFLHVLGDEGFRLFFPLSALYAAVWPFLWVVVHGYELPAVGAIPPSIWHVHEMIIGAFGAALLGFLTTAIPEWTDTPRLRGKALYALAAIWGVARICGLVGAEGVFWIGAITDIVWTGFLAAYVLRVSLDKKNSRLTGFILWLAGLWLCETATRYAFATGNVEHAQLFTHLSGFIFLGLLGLALARITVPVTNDILDPSGETSPFRPHPGRLNLAPGVMTILIAAELSGLSSEVTGFVFIAAGAAFLDRVAEAFVGRAFFRAEIAVLAGSSALAGIGLIAIGCARLGLPVMETTGLHIALMGGLGLGVIAVFCIAGLRHTGQPLAFSVATKITIALIVIAIAIRTLPEFGIASGLVGHHHAVAAIFWAGGFLLWLRVYWPAFADPATLNQHDC is encoded by the coding sequence ATGAGCCTTGTCGATACATCCGTTCTGCGCGGCCGGCGCAGCTTCCTGCACGTTCTCGGCGATGAAGGTTTCCGGCTGTTCTTCCCCTTGAGCGCCCTCTACGCGGCCGTCTGGCCGTTCCTGTGGGTGGTGGTCCATGGCTACGAACTTCCCGCGGTTGGGGCAATACCACCGAGCATCTGGCATGTGCACGAGATGATCATCGGAGCGTTCGGCGCTGCACTTCTGGGCTTCTTAACAACGGCCATCCCGGAATGGACGGACACGCCGCGCCTTCGCGGCAAGGCGCTCTATGCACTCGCGGCAATCTGGGGTGTTGCACGCATTTGCGGGCTGGTCGGCGCTGAGGGTGTTTTTTGGATAGGCGCCATCACGGATATTGTCTGGACCGGCTTTCTTGCGGCCTATGTGCTTCGCGTCAGCCTGGACAAGAAGAACAGCAGACTGACCGGTTTTATCCTTTGGCTTGCAGGCCTGTGGCTTTGCGAAACGGCAACGCGTTATGCCTTCGCCACCGGAAACGTGGAACATGCGCAGCTTTTCACCCACCTTTCGGGTTTCATCTTCCTCGGGCTGCTCGGTCTTGCTCTGGCACGCATCACAGTGCCCGTTACCAACGACATTCTGGATCCTTCGGGAGAGACATCCCCGTTCAGGCCGCATCCCGGGCGTCTCAATCTCGCCCCCGGTGTGATGACCATCCTGATCGCGGCGGAACTTTCCGGATTGTCCTCCGAGGTCACGGGATTTGTCTTCATCGCCGCCGGTGCGGCCTTTCTCGACCGCGTGGCCGAAGCTTTCGTCGGACGCGCTTTTTTCCGGGCTGAAATCGCAGTGCTGGCCGGATCAAGCGCGCTGGCAGGCATCGGCCTCATCGCGATCGGCTGCGCCCGGCTAGGGCTGCCGGTAATGGAAACCACCGGCCTGCACATAGCCCTGATGGGAGGGCTTGGCCTCGGCGTCATCGCGGTCTTCTGCATTGCCGGATTAAGACACACGGGTCAGCCGCTCGCATTCTCCGTGGCGACGAAGATTACAATCGCACTGATCGTCATCGCGATCGCAATCCGAACTCTTCCAGAATTCGGGATCGCGTCCGGGCTCGTCGGTCACCACCACGCAGTGGCGGCAATTTTCTGGGCCGGCGGCTTTCTGCTCTGGCTCAGGGTCTACTGGCCAGCGTTCGCCGATCCTGCAACACTCAACCAACATGATTGCTGA
- a CDS encoding ABC transporter ATP-binding protein — MKTGLTLKGLRHAYLGRTVLDHIDLEVPASEIVALVGPSGSGKSTLVHLAADLLTPIGGRVERNYKRHAMIFQEPRLLPWATAAENIVYPLRISGTSRREARARLKSVAAKVALLPDDLEKYPGELSGGMRQRCAIARALIVAPDFIYFDEPFTALDVALKRRMQDLVIAATQSSSFGGIFVTHDLMEAARIAHRVAVLDVGGGGIVGERLVPGTPGMRDDAELFALSQRWIREDTAFRHIHDVDERMSG, encoded by the coding sequence ATGAAGACCGGCCTCACCCTGAAAGGGCTCCGTCATGCCTATCTCGGCCGCACGGTGTTGGACCATATCGACCTTGAGGTACCAGCGTCCGAGATCGTCGCCCTGGTTGGACCCTCCGGCAGCGGAAAAAGCACGCTGGTTCACCTTGCTGCTGACTTGCTGACGCCAATCGGCGGTCGGGTTGAGCGCAATTACAAACGCCATGCGATGATTTTTCAGGAACCGAGATTGCTGCCCTGGGCCACGGCGGCCGAAAATATCGTCTATCCCTTGAGGATCTCCGGCACCTCGCGCCGGGAGGCCAGGGCGAGGTTGAAGTCTGTTGCAGCCAAGGTCGCACTCCTACCGGACGACCTTGAAAAATATCCGGGCGAGCTTTCCGGCGGAATGCGCCAGCGCTGCGCAATCGCGCGCGCGTTGATTGTCGCGCCGGACTTTATCTATTTCGATGAGCCTTTCACCGCTTTGGATGTTGCACTGAAACGGCGGATGCAGGATCTCGTGATCGCCGCGACGCAATCGTCCAGCTTCGGCGGTATCTTCGTGACCCACGATCTGATGGAAGCCGCACGGATAGCCCACCGAGTGGCCGTGCTGGATGTCGGCGGCGGCGGGATTGTCGGCGAACGTCTGGTTCCCGGAACGCCTGGCATGCGCGACGATGCCGAGCTTTTCGCGCTTTCGCAGCGCTGGATACGCGAAGACACCGCCTTTCGTCATATTCACGACGTCGACGAAAGGATGAGCGGATGA
- a CDS encoding ABC transporter permease — translation MTDFTYFSASVLRPVLDRLGRTGQFLWSGFAGLAAFSLLAAVWQYGHEQWGAFILPSPIATLTATWSILSDPAAWSLIAQTVGRALQGFLLSAFSGALLGVVAGHSPATIRLARPLITILIGVPPIAWIVLALIWFGAGDGTVIATVVVTAVPIIFAGTAEGILSRDRKLDDMARVFGANAWRRMTSLRLRQLTAHLFPALTLALGMSFKVAVMAELLANVGGIGGELSAARSYLDITQALAWVMIAVIALLIFEYGVIHPIRSEFERWRRAEIPWGVKR, via the coding sequence ATGACGGATTTTACCTACTTTAGCGCAAGCGTCTTGCGCCCCGTGCTGGATCGCCTCGGCCGGACCGGGCAGTTTCTCTGGTCCGGCTTTGCGGGGCTGGCAGCATTTTCGCTGCTTGCCGCCGTCTGGCAATACGGGCACGAGCAATGGGGGGCGTTCATTCTGCCCTCCCCGATTGCAACACTTACCGCCACATGGTCGATCCTGTCCGATCCAGCCGCATGGTCGCTGATCGCGCAGACTGTCGGACGTGCGCTCCAGGGCTTCCTCCTCTCCGCGTTTTCCGGTGCGTTGCTCGGCGTGGTCGCCGGCCATTCCCCGGCAACGATCCGACTAGCGCGGCCGCTGATCACGATCCTGATCGGCGTGCCGCCGATCGCCTGGATTGTTCTGGCCCTGATCTGGTTCGGCGCGGGCGACGGAACCGTCATCGCAACTGTGGTGGTGACGGCCGTCCCCATCATCTTTGCGGGAACGGCCGAGGGTATTCTGAGCCGCGACCGGAAGCTCGATGACATGGCGCGCGTCTTCGGCGCAAATGCCTGGCGCAGGATGACAAGCCTGCGTCTGCGACAACTCACTGCCCATCTGTTTCCCGCCCTGACGCTGGCCCTCGGCATGTCTTTCAAGGTCGCGGTCATGGCCGAACTGCTGGCCAATGTCGGCGGAATCGGCGGCGAACTGTCGGCAGCCCGCAGTTATCTCGATATCACGCAGGCGCTCGCCTGGGTCATGATCGCGGTGATCGCGCTGCTGATCTTCGAATATGGCGTCATCCATCCAATCCGGTCCGAGTTCGAGCGCTGGCGACGAGCCGAAATTCCGTGGGGGGTCAAACGATGA
- a CDS encoding ABC transporter substrate-binding protein, with the protein MNGLKTFPLRRRTFLTGMAGMASLPAIGFGAGHAAAAAPLAQISLSGPPAGPSITLAQAAATGAFSKIADKAAFNVWRNPDEVRAGITSGQMSLVVMPVQAAANMYNRGFGVRLVNTLTNGLLYIIVTDPSLQTVAALRGRKLAVPFRNDTPDLILKRLFKAHDINPQQDLSLDTTGTPIEAMQLLLSGRIDAALVPEPAASAAIIKGKAAGVTVTRAIDVQKAWGETMNVPPVLPQAGLAVTEPFLEDNGTLIPELHQALVAATAAVNAEPAEAANNAASALGMPWPVLKEAIGYSNLTATQATTARPAIESLLSILADSDPGIIGGKLPDDGFYLL; encoded by the coding sequence ATGAACGGCCTGAAAACCTTCCCACTTCGCCGCCGCACGTTCCTTACCGGAATGGCCGGCATGGCAAGCCTGCCCGCAATCGGCTTTGGCGCGGGCCATGCCGCAGCCGCGGCGCCGCTTGCGCAAATATCGCTATCCGGGCCGCCTGCCGGACCGTCGATCACGCTCGCTCAGGCCGCGGCCACGGGCGCGTTCTCGAAGATCGCCGATAAGGCCGCATTCAACGTCTGGCGCAATCCCGACGAAGTCCGTGCCGGGATCACCTCCGGCCAGATGTCGCTAGTGGTGATGCCGGTCCAGGCAGCCGCCAACATGTATAATCGCGGCTTCGGCGTTCGGCTTGTCAACACGCTGACCAACGGACTGCTCTATATCATCGTCACCGACCCGTCTCTGCAAACGGTCGCAGCCTTGCGCGGCAGAAAGCTTGCGGTCCCGTTCCGCAACGACACGCCCGATCTAATCCTCAAGCGACTTTTCAAGGCCCACGATATCAATCCCCAACAAGACCTTTCGCTCGACACCACCGGCACGCCAATCGAAGCCATGCAACTCCTGCTGAGCGGCAGGATCGACGCCGCGCTTGTGCCGGAGCCGGCCGCTTCAGCCGCCATCATCAAAGGCAAGGCCGCGGGTGTGACAGTCACCCGCGCAATCGACGTGCAGAAAGCCTGGGGCGAGACGATGAATGTGCCGCCGGTTCTGCCGCAGGCAGGCCTTGCGGTGACAGAGCCATTCCTCGAAGACAATGGAACCCTCATCCCCGAACTTCATCAGGCACTGGTTGCGGCAACGGCCGCCGTCAACGCAGAGCCGGCAGAAGCCGCCAACAACGCGGCCTCTGCGCTTGGCATGCCCTGGCCTGTTCTGAAAGAAGCGATCGGCTATTCCAACCTGACGGCAACACAGGCAACCACGGCGCGACCGGCAATCGAATCCCTGTTGTCGATCCTTGCCGACAGCGATCCCGGCATTATCGGCGGAAAGCTTCCTGATGACGGATTTTACCTACTTTAG
- a CDS encoding pseudoazurin has product MFRIFALSFLVLTTTMAPVRAADHVVNMLNRGDDGIMVFEPGLLVIEPGDTVRFVAADRGHNAETIDGMVPEGAAGFEGRLNEEVLFSPDTEGVYAIKCKPHYAMGMVMIIAVGDVQAPDGLVSRRVPPRARKRFEAYLDAL; this is encoded by the coding sequence ATGTTCCGCATCTTCGCCCTCTCGTTTCTCGTCCTGACCACCACGATGGCCCCGGTGCGGGCCGCAGATCATGTCGTGAACATGCTCAACCGGGGTGACGATGGCATCATGGTGTTCGAGCCCGGTCTGCTCGTCATTGAGCCCGGCGATACTGTGCGCTTTGTTGCCGCCGACCGGGGACACAATGCCGAAACCATTGACGGCATGGTTCCCGAAGGTGCAGCCGGCTTCGAGGGTCGGCTGAACGAGGAAGTCTTGTTTTCGCCCGATACCGAGGGCGTTTACGCCATCAAGTGCAAACCGCATTACGCCATGGGCATGGTCATGATCATCGCGGTCGGTGACGTACAGGCGCCTGACGGCCTCGTCAGCCGTCGTGTCCCGCCACGCGCGCGCAAGCGGTTCGAGGCTTATCTCGACGCGCTTTGA
- a CDS encoding helix-turn-helix domain-containing protein has translation MKEGFRLTIGKSIHAYLRTTRIEAAADLISAGASVTEAALAVGFENLSHFSKAFRAEKGVLPSRYGAV, from the coding sequence TTGAAAGAGGGTTTCCGCCTGACAATCGGAAAATCGATCCACGCCTACCTGCGGACAACCCGGATCGAAGCCGCCGCCGACCTGATTTCGGCCGGCGCAAGCGTGACCGAAGCCGCCCTCGCCGTCGGCTTCGAAAATCTGAGCCACTTCAGCAAGGCCTTCCGCGCCGAAAAAGGCGTTCTGCCCAGCCGCTATGGCGCCGTTTGA
- a CDS encoding IS6 family transposase, with protein MSDFKWRHFQGDVILWAVRWYCRYGISYRDLEQMMGERGVPVDHSTIYRWVQKYAQEIEKRLRWHWHRPQSTSWRVDETYVKVRGKWTYLYRAVDKFGNTIDFYLSPTRNAKAAKRFLGKALNGLKDWEKPTFINTDKAPTYGIAIAQLKAEGRCPNDLVHRQVKYLNNVVEADHGKLKQLIKPVRGFKTLKTAYATIKGFEVMRALRKGQANIFNLTRDIRGEARIVERAFGIGPSALTEAVELLAQNLQGQTA; from the coding sequence ATGAGCGATTTCAAGTGGCGTCATTTTCAGGGTGACGTGATTTTATGGGCGGTGCGGTGGTATTGCCGCTATGGGATCAGCTACCGCGATCTTGAACAGATGATGGGTGAGCGCGGTGTGCCCGTCGATCATTCCACGATTTATCGCTGGGTCCAGAAATACGCGCAGGAGATCGAAAAACGGCTGCGCTGGCATTGGCACCGACCACAGTCAACGAGCTGGCGCGTTGACGAAACCTATGTGAAGGTTCGCGGCAAATGGACCTATCTGTATCGGGCCGTCGACAAATTCGGCAACACGATCGATTTCTACCTGTCTCCGACACGCAATGCCAAAGCGGCCAAGCGCTTCCTCGGCAAAGCTTTGAACGGCCTGAAAGACTGGGAAAAGCCGACTTTCATCAACACTGACAAAGCGCCGACCTATGGGATTGCCATCGCGCAGTTGAAGGCCGAAGGCAGATGCCCCAATGACCTTGTGCATCGGCAGGTCAAATATCTGAACAATGTCGTCGAAGCTGACCACGGTAAGCTAAAGCAGCTGATCAAACCCGTCAGAGGGTTCAAGACGTTGAAGACGGCATATGCGACGATCAAGGGCTTCGAGGTCATGCGGGCGTTGCGCAAGGGCCAGGCTAATATTTTCAACCTGACACGAGACATCCGTGGGGAAGCGCGCATCGTTGAACGTGCTTTTGGTATCGGGCCGAGCGCGTTGACAGAAGCCGTGGAACTGCTCGCCCAGAATCTACAAGGTCAGACCGCTTGA